The following coding sequences are from one Oryzisolibacter sp. LB2S window:
- a CDS encoding cell division protein FtsZ translates to MSNFQLGLIIAGGLVLIVVIAYNSWITRRNTPKRASPLAGEAAQPEPAMRQEPVFDGAGLAGAAAAEPHLEGHAVDPTDALEMPVPPAERRGGLDPLIDVIAPIAAEQLVSGDAALAAMPSTRRAGSKPFAIEGFNEVRQQWEAPQPGQRYQQFQAGVQLANRVGALNEIEYSEFVMKAQAFADAINATPDFPEMLHEVARARELDQFASDHDAQLSFMLRARQAAWSPGYVQQNAARSGFVPGAMPGRLVLPAGGAGLPPLLTLSFDAQAAMSDDPEQSAVRDILLTLDIPQVHRSEQPFARLREVAAALGEAMDGVLCDQNGTPLPAMTMEPIAADLEKLYDMLDSRELSAGSVLARRLFS, encoded by the coding sequence ATGAGCAACTTTCAACTTGGACTCATCATCGCCGGCGGCCTCGTGCTGATCGTCGTCATTGCCTACAACAGCTGGATCACCCGGCGCAACACGCCCAAGCGCGCCAGCCCGCTCGCGGGCGAGGCCGCCCAGCCCGAACCCGCCATGCGCCAGGAGCCCGTGTTCGACGGCGCGGGTCTGGCCGGTGCGGCGGCGGCCGAGCCGCACCTCGAAGGCCATGCGGTGGACCCGACCGACGCGCTGGAGATGCCCGTACCCCCGGCCGAACGCCGCGGCGGGCTTGATCCGCTGATCGACGTGATCGCACCGATAGCCGCCGAACAGCTGGTTTCGGGCGACGCCGCCCTGGCGGCCATGCCGTCCACCCGTCGCGCGGGCAGCAAGCCGTTTGCCATCGAGGGCTTCAACGAGGTGCGCCAGCAGTGGGAGGCTCCGCAGCCCGGCCAGCGCTACCAGCAGTTCCAGGCCGGCGTGCAGCTTGCCAACCGCGTGGGCGCGCTCAACGAGATCGAGTACTCCGAGTTCGTCATGAAGGCCCAGGCCTTTGCCGACGCCATCAACGCCACGCCCGACTTCCCCGAGATGCTGCACGAGGTGGCGCGCGCACGCGAGCTCGACCAGTTCGCCAGCGACCATGACGCGCAGCTCAGCTTCATGCTGCGCGCGCGCCAGGCGGCCTGGAGCCCCGGCTACGTGCAGCAGAACGCCGCGCGCTCGGGCTTTGTGCCAGGGGCCATGCCCGGGCGCCTGGTGCTGCCCGCGGGCGGCGCGGGCCTGCCGCCGCTGTTGACCCTGTCCTTCGACGCCCAGGCCGCCATGTCCGACGACCCTGAGCAGTCCGCCGTGCGCGACATCCTGCTGACCCTGGACATTCCCCAGGTGCACCGCAGCGAGCAGCCCTTTGCGCGCCTGCGCGAGGTGGCCGCAGCCCTCGGCGAGGCCATGGACGGCGTGCTCTGCGACCAGAACGGCACGCCGCTGCCGGCCATGACCATGGAGCCCATCGCCGCCGACCTCGAAAAGCTCTACGACATGCTCGACAGCCGCGAGCTGTCGGCCGGCTCGGTGCTGGCGCGACGGCTGTTCAGCTAG